A stretch of Chloracidobacterium sp. DNA encodes these proteins:
- a CDS encoding DUF2442 domain-containing protein, protein MAVPIAWHPRLAHGTPEERACFQISGAGYGIHWPELDEDIGIEGLLLGRRLEESPASFERWLQRRKQVRNS, encoded by the coding sequence ATCGCCGTGCCGATTGCCTGGCATCCTCGCTTGGCGCATGGAACGCCCGAAGAGCGCGCCTGTTTCCAAATCAGCGGCGCAGGCTACGGCATCCACTGGCCGGAGCTTGACGAGGACATAGGCATTGAAGGCTTATTGTTGGGGCGAAGGTTAGAGGAAAGCCCCGCCTCCTTCGAGCGATGGCTTCAGCGGCGTAAGCAAGTAAGGAACAGTTGA
- a CDS encoding glycosyltransferase, which yields MTQLSKADGVTIGMANWNHRLFLPRSLASARRSLRALAAQGVAGEVVVVDDASRDGSVEWLAHASAALTDITLHVVFQPEQQGPAAARNRILQMARYRYICWLDADNELLGDNLFLFVRAIRDTGAAVVYGNLVVREEGRVTGLRSNLAYRSSLFHTNEVDLCSLCDAYQLLQCGGFQTDSAVNSNEDWELFLHLVEDGRMLVFVPAVLGTYYVRRQSLSYGYTPPNAVVRRMHDHQHHRSLEGRLLGRAYHPDIGWLV from the coding sequence ATGACGCAACTTTCTAAGGCGGACGGCGTCACCATCGGCATGGCGAACTGGAATCACCGGCTGTTTCTGCCGCGCAGTTTGGCGTCGGCTCGCCGCTCTCTGCGCGCCCTTGCCGCACAGGGGGTCGCCGGAGAAGTCGTCGTCGTGGACGACGCTTCGCGGGACGGCTCGGTTGAATGGCTCGCACACGCGAGCGCTGCCTTGACCGACATTACCTTGCACGTTGTCTTTCAGCCGGAACAGCAGGGGCCGGCCGCAGCCCGCAACCGCATCTTGCAGATGGCGCGTTATCGCTACATCTGCTGGCTCGACGCCGACAATGAACTCCTCGGCGACAATTTGTTTTTGTTCGTCCGCGCCATCCGCGACACCGGCGCGGCCGTCGTCTACGGCAACCTCGTCGTCCGCGAGGAAGGGCGCGTGACGGGACTCCGGTCAAATCTGGCCTATCGGTCGTCGCTCTTTCATACGAACGAAGTTGACTTGTGCAGCCTGTGCGATGCTTATCAACTGCTTCAGTGCGGCGGCTTCCAAACCGACTCTGCCGTCAACAGCAACGAAGACTGGGAACTATTTCTGCATTTGGTTGAGGACGGGCGGATGCTGGTCTTCGTGCCAGCCGTCCTTGGGACGTACTATGTCCGGCGGCAGTCGTTGTCATACGGCTATACGCCGCCGAACGCTGTCGTCCGCCGCATGCATGACCACCAGCACCACCGCAGTCTGGAAGGACGACTGCTAGGTCGCGCCTATCACCCAGACATCGGCTGGCTGGTTTGA
- a CDS encoding glycosyltransferase encodes MSKRAGVSILVPNWNHRYCLPRAIRSAFAGMRRLQARGVACELLIVDDASRDGSQKYLFHLAAQYPDLATRVVWLEKNGGLGAARNVGLTQAAYRHACLLDADNELEPENLWLFYRAALETDAALTYGNLIVLGDGQPDLLSNETLHARVYRQNYVDSFALLDAHAALAAGGYVTTRGLLEDWELLMRLLARNARVVFVPAVFGYYHRSPGSLHTVAPEALAHRLRRIFDQDELRSREGRLIGRMYHPAVGWLA; translated from the coding sequence ATGTCAAAACGCGCGGGCGTTTCCATCCTCGTTCCGAACTGGAATCATCGCTATTGCCTGCCCCGCGCCATCCGGTCGGCGTTCGCCGGCATGCGGCGACTTCAGGCGCGCGGTGTCGCCTGCGAGTTGCTCATCGTGGACGACGCCTCGCGGGACGGCTCGCAAAAATACCTGTTCCATCTGGCGGCGCAGTACCCCGACCTCGCAACGCGCGTCGTATGGCTTGAAAAAAACGGCGGGCTGGGCGCGGCGCGTAACGTCGGGCTGACGCAAGCCGCCTATCGCCACGCCTGCCTGCTCGACGCCGACAATGAACTCGAACCGGAAAACCTGTGGCTTTTCTATCGCGCCGCCCTTGAAACCGATGCGGCGCTGACCTACGGCAACCTCATCGTCCTGGGCGACGGCCAGCCTGACCTGCTCTCCAATGAAACCCTGCACGCGCGCGTGTATCGGCAGAACTACGTGGACAGCTTTGCCCTGCTGGACGCACACGCAGCGCTGGCGGCCGGTGGCTACGTCACGACGCGCGGGCTACTTGAGGACTGGGAACTCCTGATGCGCCTGCTGGCGCGCAACGCCCGCGTGGTGTTCGTCCCGGCGGTGTTCGGGTACTACCACCGGTCGCCGGGTTCGCTGCATACGGTCGCGCCGGAGGCGTTGGCCCATCGCCTGCGGCGCATATTCGACCAAGACGAGCTGCGCAGCCGCGAAGGGCGGCTCATCGGGCGGATGTACCATCCCGCCGTGGGGTGGCTGGCATGA